A DNA window from Hordeum vulgare subsp. vulgare chromosome 1H, MorexV3_pseudomolecules_assembly, whole genome shotgun sequence contains the following coding sequences:
- the LOC123447028 gene encoding probable serine/threonine-protein kinase PBL25, whose translation MDEDEYSWVRRTKFSQSIVRSSSGRCSFDEQFSRRALSMPKGFDSELKNLQPRAKGAASNPARPAIPRAKSAAGQADRKPKDVVFSDVQLQQHGAVSDGSLKETSRKQDCRELGPKGNGLSLKSLDIPNRRIVRGLNDGSSENKLEFSFHSEEQSLRLQRVCSSPGPYFAKDAGLAGDSNPRSVSFKVAGDGSKPKKRAKSPIPTRVISDVFREAKAASKRFSSPQRQRKSSSVRLLDDSPPFAFSSTRAASKLVTKRASSWPRNSEARVAKVAALDVLEKWTVDRSQLLIGHRFASGAYSRLFHGIYKEQPVAVKFIRQPDDGEDPELAARLEKQFTVEVTILARLQHRNVIELVGACRSAPVFCVITEFLPGGSLRSFLRKLEGKQLPLDKILSIALDIARGLEYVHSQGVIHRDVKPENILFDAECCAKVVDFGVAFENVYCNTLEDDPGTYRWMAPEMCKRKPYGPKVDVYSFGLVLWELVSGSIPYEEMTPLQAAYAVVNKNLRPIVPSSCPTPLQQLMEQCWSAQPEKRPVFTEIVQTLENLKTALDRDGTIEKTPTPSCQEAAQEQNKNRLASWILKLSYSPPDFSGPPPPKLL comes from the exons ATGGACGAGGACGAGTACTCTTGGGTGCGCCGCACCAAGTTCTCGCAATCCATCGTCAGGTCTAGCTCCGGCAGATGTTCATTCGACGAGCAGTTCAGCCGCCGTGCCCTGTCGATGCCGAAAGGGTTTGATTCAGAGCTCAAGAATCTGCAGCCGAGGGCCAAAGGAGCGGCCTCAAATCCGGCGAGGCCAGCGATTCCCAGGGCAAAATCAGCAGCTGGCCAGGCAGACCGGAAGCCAAAAGATGTTGTGTTTTCAGATGTTCAGTTGCAACAGCATGGTGCTGTTAGTGATGGCTCGCTGAAAGAAACGTCGAGGAAGCAGGATTGCCGCGAGCTCGGACCAAAGGGAAATGGCCTGAGCTTGAAATCCCTGGACATTCCTAATCGGCGTATTGTCCGGGGGTTGAATGATGGAAGCTCAGAAAACAAGCTGGAGTTCTCTTTCCACTCCGAGGAGCAAAGCTTGAGGTTGCAGAGGGTGTGTTCTAGCCCAGGTCCTTACTTTGCAAAGGATGCAGGTCTAGCCGGCGATTCCAATCCACGGAGTGTATCCTTTAAGGTTGCTGGTGATGGATCAAAGCCGAAGAAGAGAGCGAAATCCCCCATCCCGACGCGCGTCATCTCCGACGTTTTTAGGGAGGCGAAAGCTGCCAGTAAGAGGTTCTCCTCTCCACAGCGGCAAAGGAAATCTAGCTCTGTTCGGTTGCTGGATGATAGTCCCCCTTTTGCCTTCTCTTCGACAAGAGCAGCAAGCAAATTGGTAACTAAAAGGGCCTCTTCCTGGCCAAGGAACTCCGAAGCTAGAGTTGCAAAGGTCGCCGCGCTGGATGTACTTGAGAAATGGACGGTCGACCGTTCACAGTTACTCATTGGCCATAGATTTGCATCGGGGGCTTATAGTCGTCTGTTCCATGGAATCTACAAGGAGCAACCTGTTGCTGTCAAGTTTATCAGGCAACCTGATGATGGTGAAGACCCAGAACTGGCTGCTCGGCTTGAGAAGCAGTTCACTGTCGAAGTTACGATTTTGGCCCGGCTCCAGCATCGTAATGTCATTGAG CTGGTTGGAGCATGTAGATCTGCACCTGTCTTCTGTGTAATCACTGAGTTCCTTCCTGGGGGTTCTTTGAGATCTTTTCTGCGCAAGCTGGAGGGCAAACAACTTCCGTTGGACAAGATTCTCTCCATTGCCCTGGACATTGCGCGTGGTTTGGAATATGTGCATTCGCAAGGCGTAATCCACCGTGACGTGAAACCTGAGAACATTCTGTTCGACGCAGAATGTTGTGCAAAGGTCGTTGATTTTGGAGTAGCTTTCGAAAACGTCTACTGCAACACGTTGGAAGATGACCCGGGCACATATAGATGGATGGCGCCGGAGATGTGTAAGCGCAAGCCATATGGTCCGAAAGTCGATGTTTATAGTTTTGGCCTTGTCTTGTGGGAACTGGTTAGTGGTTCGATTCCCTATGAAGAGATGACTCCGCTCCAAGCAGCTTATGCAGTTGTTAATAAG AACTTGAGACCGATTGTTCCTTCTAGCTGCCcgacaccgttgcaacagttgatggagcaatgctggtccgctCAACCCGAGAAGAGGCCCGTGTTTACTGAGATAGTTCAAACCCTTGAAAATCTCAAGACAGCTCTCGATAGAGATGGAACCATTGAGAAGACCCCAACCCCCAGCTGCCAGGAAGCTGCTCAGGAGCAAAACAAGAATAGACTTGCCAGCTGGATCCTGAAGCTCTCATATAGCCCACCGGATTTCTCAGGGCCCCCGCCGCCGAAGCTACTGTGA